Proteins found in one Triticum urartu cultivar G1812 chromosome 4, Tu2.1, whole genome shotgun sequence genomic segment:
- the LOC125550477 gene encoding hydroquinone glucosyltransferase-like, translating into MGSFTNAGSAPAPSAARPHVVLLASPGAGHLIPLAELARRLVEHHGFAATIVTFSGLSDSEALPSGILDSVSTVALPAVKIDDLPADALRGSLLVELIQRSLPSLGTLLRSMGSTTPLAALVPDFFCSAALPLAVELGVPCYVFVPSSLTMIYLMRRIVELHDDAAPGEYRNLPEPLEIPGGLSLRRAELPVPYRDCNGLAYAQLLRGGRRYRRADGLLMNTFYEMEPAMVEEFRQAAEQGTFPPAFPVGPFVRSNSDEETGASAILEWLDRQPARSVVYVAFGSGGALSVEQTAELAAGLEASSQRFLWVVRMPSLDGRTCVFGTGDDDDDPLAWLPEGFLERTRGRGLAVPAWVPQVRVLSHPATAIFVSHCGWNSALESAASGVPMVAWPLYAEQRMNAALLEGALGVALRPRAREDGGAVAREEVAAAVNELMEGENGLVVRRRAEDLQRAAARAWSPDGSSRRALEDVAAKSRAALGAGS; encoded by the coding sequence ATGGGGTCGTTCACGAACGCCGGCTCCGCGCCAGCCCCATCCGCGGCGAGGCCGCACGTCGTGCTGCTGGCCAGTCCCGGCGCCGGCCACCTCATACCGCTGGCCGAGCTTGCGCGGCGGCTCGTGGAGCACCACGGCTTCGCAGCCACGATCGTCACCTTCAGCGGCCTCTCCGACTCAGAAGCCCTCCCCAGCGGCATCCTTGACTCCGTCTCCACCGTTGCGCTCCCTGCCGTCAAGATCGACGACCTCCCCGCCGACGCCCTCCGCGGCAGCCTGCTCGTGGAGCTTATTCAGCGCTCCCTCCCAAGCCTCGGCACCCTGCTCCGCTCCATGGGCTCCACCACCCCGCTCGCCGCGCTGGTGCCGGATTTCTTCTGCTCCGCGGCGCTGCCCCTCGCCGTCGAGCTCGGCGTCCCGTGCTACGTCTTCGTCCCCAGCAGCCTCACCATGATCTACCTGATGCGCCGCATCGTGGAGCTCCACGACGACGCGGCCCCTGGCGAATACCGCAACCTCCCGGAGCCTCTCGAGATCCCCGGGGGCTTGTCGCTGCGCCGCGCAGAGCTTCCGGTCCCGTATCGCGACTGTAACGGGCTGGCTTACGCGCAACTGCTCCGGGGAGGCCGGCGATACCGCCGTGCCGACGGTTTGTTGATGAACACCTTCTACGAGATGGAACCTGCCATGGTGGAAGAGTTCAGGCAGGCGGCGGAGCAAGGCACGTTCCCACCGGCGTTCCCCGTGGGGCCGTTCGTCCGGTCAAACTCCGACGAGGAAACCGGCGCGTCGGCCATCCTAGAGTGGCTGGACCGCCAGCCGGCAAGGTCGGTGGTGTACGTCGCGTTCGGAAGCGGCGGAGCGCTGTCTGTGGAGCAGACGGCCGAGCTCGCCGCCGGGCTAGAGGCGAGCAGCCAGAGGTTCCTCTGGGTGGTGCGGATGCCGAGCCTGGATGGCCGCACGTGTGTCTTCGGGaccggcgacgacgacgacgacccGTTGGCGTGGCTTCCCGAGGGCTTCCTGGAGAGGACGAGGGGCAGGGGCCTCGCCGTGCCGGCCTGGGTGCCGCAGGTGCGCGTCCTGTCCCACCCGGCGACGGCGATCTTCGTGTCGCACTGCGGGTGGAACTCGGCGCTGGAGAGCGCGGCGTCCGGCGTGCCGATGGTCGCGTGGCCGCTTTACGCGGAGCAGAGGATGAACGCCGCTCTGCTGGAAGGGGCCCTCGGGGTGGCGCTGCGGCCGAGGGCGCGAGAGGACGGCGGCGCCGTGGCGCGCGAGGAAGTCGCGGCCGCGGTGAACGAGCTCATGGAGGGGGAGAATGGACTCGTCGTGCGGCGCCGGGCCGAGGACCTGCAGCGAGCGGCGGCACGCGCGTGGTCGCCGGATGGTTCGTCCCGCCGGGCGCTGGAGGATGTCGCCGCCAAGTCGAGGGCGGCGCTTGGCGCGGGCAGTTGA